The following are from one region of the Vitis riparia cultivar Riparia Gloire de Montpellier isolate 1030 chromosome 14, EGFV_Vit.rip_1.0, whole genome shotgun sequence genome:
- the LOC117930206 gene encoding uncharacterized protein LOC117930206, giving the protein MAMASNLPAYQKSRGLQIFCRKKDRERDHHPYKVIEITPPPKNLGIRCFPSNLQCGESVTIEGQAYTISAVTHRYQLRKGKYEPSEKRLDVLSTGRYILNLYLENLLQQS; this is encoded by the exons ATGGCAATGGCGTCGAACCTACCTGCATATCAGAag TCGCGGGGACTCCAAATCTTCTGCAGAAAGAAAGATCGAGAAAGGGACCACCATCCCTATAAAGTCATCGAAATTACTCCTCCTCCCAAGAACCTCGGCATTCGCTGCTTCCCCTCT AATTTGCAATGTGGGGAGAGCGTGACCATTGAAGGTCAAGCTTATACCATCTCAGCTGTCACTCATCGATACCAACTCCGGAAGGGCAAGTATGAACCTAGCGAGAAGAGGCTTGATGTTCTGTCTACTGGGAGATACATCTTGAACTTATACCTTGAAAATTTACTACAACAATCTTGA
- the LOC117930205 gene encoding protein kinase PVPK-1-like yields MLNCSMESVGDGVSSFPKTHNSASVMGYNLSSISGTSRPTRLPPPKQSRNDGASSASYATVPDHGMKTVLHAVDSVINEKHSHKTAQDHMHLEELHTSSKQLYKSNKDQLVVGPNAVLDKMGKNSSQKQVSAVETKSCIKHPVDVSENCNSSGLIGPENFVPGPCKGGVVEPNSQLTAQSAISFCASPQNSLYSATQYTEAKQSFTNTEVSECASSVEKSGESAEISNSCDFAESRKTSIYRGSTGSDLSDESSSSSFSSTLYKPHKANDTRWEAIQAVRSRDGVLGLNHFRLLKKLGCGDIGTVYLSELSCTRSYFAMKVMDKGALASRKKLLRAQTEREILQSLDHPFLPTLYTHFETEKFSCLVMEFCPGGDLHALRQRQPGKYFSEHAARFYVAEVLLALEYLHMLGIIYRDLKPENVLVREDGHIMLSDFDLSLRCAVCPTLVKFSNSSLESKNSGYCVQPACIEPTCVIQPSCIQPTCFAPRFLTRAKKEKKAKPKNDIYHQVSPLPELIAEPTTARSMSFVGTHEYLAPEIIKGEGHGSAVDWWTFGIFLYELLFGKTPFKGAGNRATLFNVVGQPLRFPESPAVSFAARDLIRGLLVKEPQHRLAYRRGATEVKQHPFFQSVNWALIRCTNPPDVPKPFMIDFSARSDTTKAPTAVKVPGVDVKPSGNYLEIDFF; encoded by the exons ATGCTGAATTGCTCAATGGAATCGGTTGGTGATGGAGTTAGTTCTTTCCCAAAGACTCATAATTCTGCTTCTGTGATGGGCTATAACCTTTCTTCCATCTCTGGGACTTCTCGCCCCACTCGGCTTCCACCTCCAAAACAATCTAGAAATGACGGGGCTTCTTCTGCATCTTATGCAACTGTTCCTGACCATGGGATGAAGACTGTCCTACATGCAGTGGACTCTGTAATCAATGAAAAGCATTCCCACAAAACAGCACAAGATCATATGCATCTCGAAGAACTACATACTTCATCAAAACAATTatataaatcaaacaaagaTCAATTGGTTGTGGGCCCAAATGCTGTTCTTGATAAGATGGGGAAAAATTCTTCTCAAAAGCAGGTTTCAGCAGTGGAAACCAAATCTTGCATCAAGCATCCTGTTGATGTTTCTGAGAATTGTAATTCAAGTGGATTGATAGGTCCTGAAAATTTTGTTCCAGGCCCATGTAAAGGAGGTGTTGTAGAACCAAACAGCCAATTAACGGCTCAATCAGCAATTAGCTTTTGCGCTAGTCCTCAAAACAGTCTATACTCTGCAACTCAGTACACAGAAGCAAAACAAAGTTTCACCAACACGGAGGTTAGTGAATGTGCAAGCAGTGTAGAGAAGTCTGGTGAAAGTGCTGAAATTAGCAACTCCTGTGATTTTGCTGAGAGCAGGAAGACTAGTATCTACAGAGGTAGCACTGGCAGTGATCTTAGTGATGAAAGCAGCTCCAGCAGTTTTAGTAGCACTCTTTACAAGCCTCACAAGGCAAATGATACGAGATGGGAAGCAATTCAAGCTGTGCGATCTCGTGATGGGGTGTTGGGTTTGAACCACTTCAGGCTGTTGAAGAAATTGGGATGTGGAGATATAGGCACTGTTTATCTGTCAGAGTTGAGTTGCACTAGAAGTTACTTTGCCATGAAAGTTATGGATAAAGGAGCTCTAGCGAGCCGGAAGAAGCTTCTGAGGGCTCaaacagagagagagatattGCAATCTTTGGATCATCCATTTCTGCCTACTTTGTATACACACTTTGAGACAGAGAAGTTCTCTTGCTTGGTGATGGAGTTCTGCCCTGGGGGTGATTTGCACGCACTCAGACAGAGACAACCAGGGAAATATTTCTCAGAGCATGCTGCCAg GTTTTATGTGGCAGAAGTTCTCCTTGCTTTGGAGTATTTGCACATGCTTGGGATCATTTACAGGGACCTGAAACCAGAGAATGTTCTGGTGAGGGAAGATGGGCATATAATGCTTTCAGACTTTGACCTCTCCCTAAGGTGTGCTGTCTGCCCGACGTTGGTCAAATTCTCAAACTCAAGCTTGGAATCCAAGAACTCAGGATATTGTGTTCAGCCTGCTTGCATTGAGCCAACCTGTGTCATCCAGCCATCTTGCATCCAACCCACATGTTTTGCTCCACGCTTCTTGACAAGggccaagaaagagaaaaaggcaAAACCAAAGAATGACATATATCATCAGGTGAGCCCTCTCCCAGAGCTCATAGCTGAACCCACAACCGCTCGATCAATGTCCTTTGTGGGTACTCATGAGTACTTGGCACCTGAAATCATTAAAGGTGAAGGGCATGGCAGTGCTGTTGACTGGTGGACATTTGGGATCTTTCTCTATGAGCTCTTGTTTGGTAAAACTCCTTTTAAGGGAGCTGGAAACCGGGCTACTCTCTTCAATGTGGTTGGGCAGCCGCTTAGATTTCCTGAGTCACCTGCAGTAAGCTTTGCTGCAAGGGACTTGATAAGAGGTTTGCTTGTGAAAGAACCACAGCATCGCCTTGCATATAGGCGTGGAGCAACAGAAGTTAAGCAGCATCCGTTCTTTCAGAGTGTGAATTGGGCACTCATTCGATGTACCAATCCGCCAGACGTGCCAAAACCATTCATGATAGACTTCTCTGCAAGAAGTGACACAACAAAAGCACCCACAGCCGTAAAGGTCCCAGGTGTTGATGTGAAGCCTTCTGGTAATTATTTAGAGATCGATTTCTTTTGA
- the LOC117930400 gene encoding altered inheritance of mitochondria protein 32, whose protein sequence is MRIGHRRGTLIFVAQHYFSFTSLQPRLHRFGSHFPLKTLVFSMAEAVDNPSSFSGESDEDFKYGFQREEMYKASIAGTVDAYDRHVFLCFKSPEDWLPRVEGSDSDLLPKLFSSALKSRKNDIAVKTKFTICEGRDGTEFSDGDVLIFPEMIKYKSLKDSDVDSFVDDVIVNGKPWASGMQEVLTGSHIFVCAHGSRDKRCGVCGPVLIQKLKEEIDLRGLGDQVFVTPCSHVGGHKYAGNLIIYSPNPEGKIMGHWYGYVTPNDVPELLDQHIGKGEIIERIWRGQMGSSTEEGEKVDEQKLPNGKDQKRKKKHQEDSPSLGNKESVAGCCQGADGVSCCRDATLVDKCTSEEQGKKVLTKLSHWMGTWEQADVFATIAVVGAVATVAVAYSLYRRSG, encoded by the exons ATGCGCATTGGGCACCGTAGGGGCACTCTGATTTTTGTCGCGCAACATTATTTCTCCTTCACATCTCTGCAGCCGAGACTCCATCGATTCGGCTCTCATTTCCCTCTCAAAACCCTAGTTTTCTCCATGGCCGAAGCTGTAGACAATCCCTCGTCCTTCTCCGGCGAGTCTGATGAGGACTTCAAGTATGGCTTCCAGCGAGAGGAAATGTACAAAGCCTCCATCGCCGGCACTGTCGATGCTTACGACCGCCACGTGTTTCTCTGCTTCAAGAGCCCCGAGGATTGGCTTCCTCGCGTCGAGGGCTCTGATTCCGATCTGCTTCCGAAGCTTTTCTCCTCGGCTCTCAAGTCTCGCAAGAATGACATTGCTGTCAAG ACCAAGTTCACGATATGCGAGGGACGCGATGGGACTGAGTTTTCGGATGGAGATGTTCTGATTTTCCCGGAAATGATCAAATACAA GAGTTTGAAAGATTCAGATGTGGATAGTTTTGTTGATGATGTGATTGTGAATGGGAAACCCTGGGCCTCTGGAATGCAAGAGGTGTTGACTGGTTCCCACATATTTGTGTGTGCTCATGGTAGCCGGGATAAGAGATGTGGTGTTTGTGGACCAGTACTCATTCAAAAGCTCAAAGAGGAGATTGACTTGCGAGGGCTGGGGGATCAAGTTTTTGTAACCCCTTGTTCTCATGTTGGGGGCCACAAATATGCTGGAAACTTGATAATTTACAGTCCAAATCCAGAGGGAAAAATTATGGGCCATTG GTATGGTTATGTGACTCCAAATGATGTTCCTGAATTGCTTGATCAGCACATTGGGAAGGGGGAGATCATAGAACGAATTTGGAG GGGCCAAATGGGTTCATCTACTGAGGAAGGTGAGAAGGTGGATGAACAGAAGCTGCCAAATGGAAAAGAtcagaagaggaaaaagaagcaTCAAGAAGACAGCCCCAGTCTGGGCAATAAAGAAAGTGTGGCAGGCTGTTGCCAGGGAGCTGATGGAGTGTCTTGTTGCAGAGATGCAACTTTGGTGGATAAGTGCACATCAGAGGAGCAAGGAAAGAAGGTATTGACCAAGCTTTCCCACTGGATGGGAACATGGGAACAAGCTGATGTGTTTGCCACCATTGCTGTAGTTGGAGCAGTGGCAACTGTTGCTGTGGCTTATAGCCTTTATAGGAGGTCAGGCTGA